One region of Carya illinoinensis cultivar Pawnee chromosome 8, C.illinoinensisPawnee_v1, whole genome shotgun sequence genomic DNA includes:
- the LOC122274492 gene encoding uncharacterized protein LOC122274492 translates to MEAFRRALEETGLADLGWRGNKYTWNNGHEGVTFIKERLDQVVANQWWRATFQEAGVEVLSTWVSDHKPLLVLAKEMGERRYKGKKFKYEMNWGMEEECGRLVEDVWSKRRENSGFLRSVQQKLACCRVSLRRWSRGLNKGREGEIKEKSVQLRVLEEEEGPNNMGEIKKLRGEQSILLDKEDLRWKQRVKKHWLANGDKNTKFFHACANQRRKKNTIKAVRDSQGRLVIEEKEIEGAF, encoded by the coding sequence ATGGAGGCTTTTAGGAGGGCCCTTGAGGAGACTGGGTTGGCTGATCTAGGTTGGAGGGGGAACAAATATACTTGGAATAATGGCCATGAGGGGGTTACCTTCATTAAAGAAAGGCTTGACCAGGTGGTAGCCAATCAATGGTGGAGGGCCACGTTCCAAGAAGCAGGGGTGGAGGTCTTAAGCACTTGGGTTTCAGACCACAAGCCTTTATTGGTGCTAGCAAAAGAGATGGGAGAGAGGAGATATAAGGGAAAAAAGTTTAAGTATGAGATGAATTGGGGTATGGAAGAGGAGTGTGGCAGGCTAGTAGAGGATGTTTGGAGCAAAAGGAGAGAAAATAGTGGATTTTTAAGGAGTGTGCAACAGAAATTGGCTTGCTGTAGGGTGTCTTTAAGGCGATGGAGTAGGGGTTTAAATAAGGGCAGGGAGGGGGAAATCAAGGAGAAATCAGTACAGTTGAGGGTGCTAGAGGAAGAGGAGGGTCCTAATAATATGGgggaaataaaaaaactaagagGGGAACAGAGCATACTGTTGGATAAGGAAGATTTGAGGTGGAAACAAAGGGTAAAGAAACATTGGTTGGCAAATGGTGATAAAAATACAAAGTTTTTCCATGCGTGTGCAAAccagagaaggaagaagaacacTATAAAGGCTGTCAGAGATTCACAGGGTAGGTTGGTCATTGAGGAGAAGGAGATAGAAGGAGCCTTCTAG